A single region of the Bifidobacterium asteroides DSM 20089 genome encodes:
- a CDS encoding RNA polymerase sigma factor, whose translation MKRSRIDPDADDIRLIKMVAAENESAFEALYNKYAHTVQAFISLRISDDEDASEVFADTWLGCWRSSKTFRADSKVLTWILSIARRQIYMKRRKPKPPDQMDQAELDWITDDQLEPVELVNKDLTMEIIRQRIDALPAEMAYTVTLAWLHELPYTEIASLLDVPVGTVKSRIARARQILRPQLTDLAPVKTHKVPSQR comes from the coding sequence GTGAAACGATCTCGCATTGATCCAGATGCTGATGATATAAGGCTGATCAAAATGGTGGCCGCAGAGAATGAATCGGCCTTTGAAGCGCTTTACAATAAGTATGCTCATACCGTCCAAGCCTTTATTTCCCTGCGAATATCCGACGATGAGGACGCCAGTGAAGTTTTTGCTGACACATGGCTGGGCTGCTGGCGTTCCTCAAAAACCTTCCGCGCAGACAGCAAGGTGCTTACCTGGATACTCAGCATTGCCCGCCGGCAAATCTATATGAAACGTCGCAAACCGAAACCACCTGACCAAATGGATCAGGCGGAACTTGACTGGATAACCGATGATCAGCTGGAGCCTGTAGAACTGGTCAATAAGGATCTGACGATGGAAATAATACGGCAAAGGATTGATGCACTCCCAGCAGAAATGGCATACACGGTGACGCTGGCCTGGCTCCACGAGTTACCCTACACGGAAATAGCCTCCCTGCTCGACGTCCCGGTTGGGACTGTGAAGTCTCGTATTGCTCGGGCAAGGCAGATCCTGCGCCCACAGTTGACCGACCTCGCTCCTGTCAAAACTCATAAAGTGCCGAGCCAGAGATAA